The region GTTTTCTTAACAACAATAGCCGTAACGCTCAATTTGAAAAATTTGCAGAAGAAAAAGGCTTTACCTACAATGAAAAGTTTTTTGACGAACAAAGCAAGCTTTCACAAGCATTAGAAGATGGAGAAGTCGACGCAATTCTTACTAGCAATTTGCGTAGGCTTGCCGATTATGAAAAAGTTATAGCTAAGTTTAATCATTCTCCTTTTTACGCAGTAGTTAAACAAGGTAATAACGACTTGCTTGACGACCTTAATAGAGGGCTAGAAGAATTAGCGACAAGGTCGCCTTTTCTTAACGCTACGTTATATCAAAAGTATTATGGTAATAATTCGGGCGCAGGGATTGCCTTAACTTTTGAAGAAGAAGAATATCTTCAACAAAATCCTATTATTAAAGCCGTAGCCATAGGCAAGCAAAAGCCCCTTTCTTATTTTGAAAACGGCGAATACAAAGGCATACTTGCCGATATTTTAAAGCAAATTGCCAAAGAACTGGATATTGAATTTGCTTTTACCGAAGTTGCGACAGCAGAAGATTGCTATGCAATGCTTAATGCCGGCGAAGCTGAATTTATTAGCAATTTTGCCTCAGATTTTTCGTGGGCAGAGCAAAATAACATAAGAATAACTTCTCCTTTGCTTGACTTAAAGTATAGCGCAGTAACAAGCAATAAAAATCATAATGAAAAAAGAACAGTTGCAACGCCAAGGGACCAATATTTAACCTTAGTATTTTTAGATAAAATTTATCCTATCGAGAATATTTTGCTTTATGACAATGTTCAAGATTGTATAGACGCCGTTAAACAAGGCGATGCGGATATAGTTTACCTAGATACTTTTTCGGCAAACGAGGTTTCTAAACATGCTAGCAATGGTATGACGGCATTTTTTACCAACTCAATTAACCACGGCGTATCGCTAGGCATTCGTAAAGACAATCCAATGTTGCAAATTATATTAGATAAAGAAATTCTTTCTCTAAGCGAAATGTATATCAATCAAATTGTAACGCAACACACAATGTTTAAGATTGATAGATATGATTTTGCTGAGTTAATTTATCAAAATCCCTTTGAATTTGCAATGTTTCTTATTGTTTTATTTCTTATAGTTGTTGGAATTTTAATTTACATTATAATTATGCGTAAAAAATTGCATAAACATATATACAACCTTGCCTATATAGACGAGCTTACTGGCCTATGGAATAGTCATAAATTTGAGGAAGAAATACCCAAATTATTGCAATATGCCAAAGACGACTTAAATTACGCTATTGTTTCTATGGATATCAAGCGTTTTGCCTTGATAAACGAAAATTATGGAAGATATATCGGCGATAAAATTATTAAATATGTTGCAAAAGCAGTAAGCGAGCTTGAAATTAACGGTTCAAAGGTATCAAGAAATAAAGCAGACCACTTTTTTATTCTACTTAAATATAATACCATTGACGATATTAGATTTGTGCTTGCTAATTTAAATCAATCTTTGGCAAATTATACCGACTACAATACCGACATTAGACTTAAATTTAACTATGGCGTATATATCTACGATGATTTAGAAATGCCAATATCTTCGGCGATTGACTTTGCCGAATTAGCAAGGCGTGAAGTTAAGAATAGTAAAGAGCCGATAGTTTTCTTTGATAAAAATTTTGAAGAGCAACTAAAAAAAGAAAAACGCATAGAACAAGCTATGGAAAATTCGTTAGAAACTAACGAATTTGTGGTTTTCTATCAACCAAAATTTAATATGACTACAAATAAAATAATGGGGGCGGAAGCGCTTGTTAGGTGGAATAACAAAATTTACGGATTTATGTCGCCAGCCGATTTTATTCCAACTTTTGAGAAAAACGGCTTTATTATCGAAGTAGACTTTTTCGTACTTGAAGAAGTTTGCAAAATGCTACGTAAAAGGTTAGACGAAGGCAAAGTATGCGTGCCTATATCCGTAAATCAATCACGTATACATTTTCAATCAGCAAATTATATCGAGCATATACAATCAGTTGTCGATAAGTATAGTATTCCGTCTAATTTAATTGAGCTAGAAATTACCGAAACAGTATTAGTTACAGCCGAAAGTACCTATAATGTTTCAAAAATTTTGAAAGGGCTAGGTTTTAGGTTGTCGGTTGACGACTTTGGTTCGGGGTATTCTTCTTTGACTATGCTCAACGCAGTCAAACTAGACGTGTTAAAAATCGATAGAGCTTTTTTAAGCGAATCACAAACTTCTGTGCGGGCAAGAATAATTATACAAAAAGTAATTGAAATGGCTGATAAACTTGATATGGAAGTTATTTGCGAAGGCGTAGAAACAATACAGCAAGTTGAGTTTTTAATTAGCGTAGGTTGCAATTATGGACAAGGTTTCTTGTTTGCCCGTCCAATGCCTCTTGAAGAATTTACCGTTCTTTTTGACCATTCCATTAAATCATAATATTAATTTCAATAGACTTTTTGGGACTAATTTACCAAACTTGCAATTTGGTTATTAAGTCCCATTTTTTATAATTATTGTAAATTATTTCATTATGACTTGTTTTTTACTTAATAATAAGCTAAAATAGAGAGGTAGAGGAATAAATATGATAAAAGTAGCTATTATAGGCATAGGCAATCGTGGTAGAACTTATGGCAAATTTTTAAATAAAAACAAAGACGTTCAAATAGTTGCGCTATGTGAAAAAAATCAAGATATTTTATTGAGCTATGCAAAAAAATGGAAAGTAAATAATATTTTTACTAGCGACGCCGAATTTTTTGCTTGCGGAAAATTTGCCGATGCGTTAGTTATCTCCACAATGGATAAAGACCATTTTGCTCACGCAATGTCGGCGCTTAACGTAGGGTATAATTTACTTTTGGAAAAGCCTGTTTCGCCGAGTATTGAGGAATGTCAGCAAATTGCCAACCTTGCAAAAGAAAAGAACCTTAAAGTTGTAGTTTGTCACGTCCTTAGATATGCGCCGTACTACCGCAAAATTAAAGAGATTATCGAAAGTGGCGCAATTGGCAAAATTACTCATATTAATCATACCGAAAATGTAGGTTATTGGCATTTTTCACATTCCTACGTAAGGGGTAACTGGCGAAGAAGCGACCAAACTACGCCCTCAATACTTGCAAAATGTTGCCACGACGCCGATATTATTTATTGGTTTACGGGTAAACGATGTTTAAACTTGACTAGTCAAGGCAAATTAGAATATTTTACTAAGGCAAATAAGCCTAGTCAAGCTCCGCATTACTGCCTAGATGGCTGTAAATATGCAAAATCTTGCCCTTATGAAGCTAGAAAAATTTACTACGGCATAACAAAACATACTTTTCCGTATATGATTGTAAATGCAAAATTAGTAACTGGCAGTTCTAAACCAACGCTAAAACTATTAAAAAATTGTTTAAAAACTTCGCCCTATGGCAGGTGCGTTTTTGATTGTGACAACAATGTTATGGAACAACAAGTTGTCAATATGCAATTAGAAGACGATATCACTTCAACGCTTGCTATGACGGCTTTTTCCAAAAAATGTTACCGCAAAATTCATATATATGGTACAAAAGGCGAAATATTTGGCAATGATATAAGCGGAAAGTTAACGCTTAATGTTTTTGCCGGCAAAACTAAGATAATTAGACCCAGCGTTTCAACGTTGTCTATTCACGACTCTTGCGACAAAAATATAATCAATCAATTTGTTAATTTGCTTTGCGGACGTTCTTATGATAAAGGGCTGACCTTTATAGATACATCGTTAGAGAGTCACAAAGTAACCATTCTAGCTGACGAAGCTAGAATAAGCGGTTTAAAAGTAACCGTAAATAAGGATATTTAAATGAAACTTGTATTAGTCGACGGCAATTCAATAATCAACCGAGCATATTTTGCTCTACCTGTCCTAAATGATAATTTAGGGCGTAATGTCAACGCAGTATATGGCTTTATGAGCATTATTATTAAAATGCTTGCCGATTATAAGCCTACAAATTTAGTCGTAGCTTTTGACGAGCGAGGAAAAACCGCAAGACATTTAGTTTACGAGCAGTACAAGGCTAATCGTAAAGGTATGCCCGACGACCTAGCTATGCAAATGCCCATTCTTAAAGAGTTGCTTAAACTTATGGGTATTAAAACATTATCTATGCTTGGCGTAGAGGCTGACGATATTATAGGCACGCTTGCAAAACGCTTTAAAGTAGAAACTCTATTACTTTCGGGCGACCGTGATTTATTTCAATTAATCGACGACAATATCACTTGCCTACTTACTAAAAAAGGTATTAGCGAAGTTGAGCAAGTCAATCAAACTTTTCTGCTTGAAAATTATAAATTAACGCCCAAACAGGTTATTGAATTTAAAGCTTTAAGAGGCGACAGCGCAGACAATATACCCGGAGTTGCCGGCGTCGGCGATAAAACAGCGATGAGTCTACTAGAAAAATATTCTAGCGTAGACAATGTTTACAACGATATCGACAACATAACTGGTTCGCTTAAAACTAGACTTATTGATGGTAAAGAACTTTGTTATATCAGTAGGGGGCTTGCCACAATCGACACAAATGTCAATATAGATTGCAAGTTAGAAGATAGTCAATTTAGTTATACTTTTAGCGAAGAAGCAAAAAAAATGTTTGAGGCGTTGCAGTTTAATTCGCTTATCAAAAGAATTGACTTTGACAAAGAAACCGCTATAAGCCAAAAGCAAATTGTCGAAGTTAAAAATATTAACACGCTTGACGAACTTAAAAATGTAATCAAATATATTAACGGTCAAAAAGAGCTTTCAATTTACTTCGGGCAAAATATTTCGCTTGCGACAAATCAACAAACCGAGTATGTAATTAACATAGCCGATACGCTTCTTTGCGAAGGAATCAATTATAATTCGGCGTTAGAGGCTCTTAAAGGGCTAATAGAGGGGACAATTCCTAAGACTGTGTTTGGAGGCAAGGCGATAAACACTACGCTTGCCGAGTACGATACAAAGCTAAATAACGTAGTCTATGACCTTGACTTAATGCAATATCTAACAGAATATCGTTCTTACAAAATTCAAGCGTTTTTTGAACATTACTCGATTACTAACTTTGCAAGCGGTCAGTTATTTATCAAAGATTTACTCTTGTCTCAACTTGCCAAAGATAATTTATTAGATTTATATAATAATGTAGAACTGCCCCTTAGCAATGTTTTATTTGATATGGAGCAACAAGGCGTAGCAATCAATCTTCAAGCGCTTGACGAGCTAGGCAAGCAATATAATCAAGAGATAGCTTCTCTAACTAAACAAGTCTACGAACTAACGGGACAAGAATTTAACATCGCTAGTCCTAAGCAACTAGGCGAGGTTCTATTTGTCAAACTTGGACTGCCTAGCGGTAAAAAAACCAAAACAAAGTCAGGCTTTTCGACCGAAAACGAAGTTCTTGAAGGGCTTCTTGACGTTCACCCCGCAATCGAGCTAATTATCAAGATAAGACAACTCAGTAAGCTTAACGGCACATATATCGAAGGGTTAAAGGCTCATATAAATAGGGGCATTATTCGCACAACGTATAATCAAACTTTAACAACCACCGGTAGGCTTAGCAGTAGCGAACCAAACTTACAAAATTTGCCTATAAGAAATGAACAAGGCATAGAAATACGTAAATTGTTTGTGCCAAAATACGATTGTTTAATCTCTGCTGACTATTCGCAAATTGAACTTAGGTTGCTTGCAAGTTTTTCGGGCGACCAAATAATGATTTCGGCATTTAACGATGGCGAAGACATACACAGAAAAGTTGCAAGCGAAATATTTAAAGTTGACAAAGCTCTTGTTACCGATAAAATGCGTCGTATGGCAAAAGCGGTAAACTTTGGCATTATTTATGGTATAAGCGACTATGGTCTTGCAGAAAATACTGGCATACCATTTTATCGAGCCAAAGAATATATTAAGACATATTTTGAAACATACCCAAAAATTAAGGAATATCTAGATTCTAGCGTAGAAAAAGCCCAAAAAGAAGGCTACGTAACAACAATTCTGGGCAGGCGTCGTCAAATACCCGAGATTAATAGCGCAAATTTCCAACTCAAAAACTTTGGCAAACGCGCGGCTATGAATATGCCCTTACAAGGAAGTTCTGCCGATATAATTAAACTTGCAATGATAAAAGTTCATAGCGAGCTTACGGCTAGACGACTAAAAAGTAAATTAATATTACAAATACACGACGAATTAATTATTGACTGCTATAACGACGAAAAAGAAATAGTTAAAGAAATTCTTGTACGGCAAATGGAAAATGCGGTAAGTTTACCCGTAAAATTAGTAACCGACGTTGCCGAAGGGAGCAATTTATATGAAGCAAAGTAGATTAATTGCAATTACAGGCGGTATAGGTAGCGGAAAAAGTTCAGCTTGCGTAATTGTCAAAAATTTAGGTTTTCCCGTACTCGATTGCGACAAAATTGCCAAAGAAATATCTTATTCGCCTAGCATAACCGAGCTAATTTCACTTACTTTTGGCGAAAAGTTTATTTTTAACGGAGCATTAAATCGTAAAGAACTTAGAAGCGAAGTTTTTGCCGATAAACAAAAGTATCAACAATTAAATGACATTTTTTTTGAAAAAACTATTGAAGAATTACTTAAACAGGTTGAAAAAATTCCAGAGTCTACTATTTTTGTAGAAGTTTCAGCCTATAAACCCAGTCTAGACTCAATTTTTACTCAGGTTTGGTTAGTTGACGCTCCTCTACAAGTTAGGTTAAATCGAGTTAGAATACGTGACGAAGTTGAGATGGAAAACATCTTAAACATTATGAACAATCAAATAATGCCGATTAAACCTACAAAAATTATTAATAATGATGGAACAATAGAACAATTAGCTCAACAAGTAGAATATTTAGTTTTTCAATTAGATAATTAATATTAAGTTTAACTATTAATTTAATAAATTTAACATAAAAATTTATACATATCGGGATTTTATCATTTTAACACAAAATAATAACGACCTAGCAAATAGTTTTTACTAGGTCGTTATTATTTGGCAATTTTTATTATTAATTATAACATAAATAATTTATAGATTATTTTAGCAATAGAAAATACCGATAAATCTACTCAAAAGTTATTTTATAAGCAGTTCTGCGT is a window of Clostridia bacterium DNA encoding:
- a CDS encoding EAL domain-containing protein encodes the protein MKLNKLFRVLSLVLIAILVATSFPLQFFSVYALPSGKFKERKPLRVGFFEFDGYHNVSTDDKGNISRSGYGYEYLQELAKITGWNYDYIDTNSKKEPLSWKDAQQMLIDGEIDILTSAQYNAERDKIFDYPDQDMGQSYIILTVKKGETHYTYNGFEEFNGMNIGFLNNNSRNAQFEKFAEEKGFTYNEKFFDEQSKLSQALEDGEVDAILTSNLRRLADYEKVIAKFNHSPFYAVVKQGNNDLLDDLNRGLEELATRSPFLNATLYQKYYGNNSGAGIALTFEEEEYLQQNPIIKAVAIGKQKPLSYFENGEYKGILADILKQIAKELDIEFAFTEVATAEDCYAMLNAGEAEFISNFASDFSWAEQNNIRITSPLLDLKYSAVTSNKNHNEKRTVATPRDQYLTLVFLDKIYPIENILLYDNVQDCIDAVKQGDADIVYLDTFSANEVSKHASNGMTAFFTNSINHGVSLGIRKDNPMLQIILDKEILSLSEMYINQIVTQHTMFKIDRYDFAELIYQNPFEFAMFLIVLFLIVVGILIYIIIMRKKLHKHIYNLAYIDELTGLWNSHKFEEEIPKLLQYAKDDLNYAIVSMDIKRFALINENYGRYIGDKIIKYVAKAVSELEINGSKVSRNKADHFFILLKYNTIDDIRFVLANLNQSLANYTDYNTDIRLKFNYGVYIYDDLEMPISSAIDFAELARREVKNSKEPIVFFDKNFEEQLKKEKRIEQAMENSLETNEFVVFYQPKFNMTTNKIMGAEALVRWNNKIYGFMSPADFIPTFEKNGFIIEVDFFVLEEVCKMLRKRLDEGKVCVPISVNQSRIHFQSANYIEHIQSVVDKYSIPSNLIELEITETVLVTAESTYNVSKILKGLGFRLSVDDFGSGYSSLTMLNAVKLDVLKIDRAFLSESQTSVRARIIIQKVIEMADKLDMEVICEGVETIQQVEFLISVGCNYGQGFLFARPMPLEEFTVLFDHSIKS
- a CDS encoding Gfo/Idh/MocA family oxidoreductase, with translation MIKVAIIGIGNRGRTYGKFLNKNKDVQIVALCEKNQDILLSYAKKWKVNNIFTSDAEFFACGKFADALVISTMDKDHFAHAMSALNVGYNLLLEKPVSPSIEECQQIANLAKEKNLKVVVCHVLRYAPYYRKIKEIIESGAIGKITHINHTENVGYWHFSHSYVRGNWRRSDQTTPSILAKCCHDADIIYWFTGKRCLNLTSQGKLEYFTKANKPSQAPHYCLDGCKYAKSCPYEARKIYYGITKHTFPYMIVNAKLVTGSSKPTLKLLKNCLKTSPYGRCVFDCDNNVMEQQVVNMQLEDDITSTLAMTAFSKKCYRKIHIYGTKGEIFGNDISGKLTLNVFAGKTKIIRPSVSTLSIHDSCDKNIINQFVNLLCGRSYDKGLTFIDTSLESHKVTILADEARISGLKVTVNKDI
- a CDS encoding DNA polymerase I, whose translation is MKLVLVDGNSIINRAYFALPVLNDNLGRNVNAVYGFMSIIIKMLADYKPTNLVVAFDERGKTARHLVYEQYKANRKGMPDDLAMQMPILKELLKLMGIKTLSMLGVEADDIIGTLAKRFKVETLLLSGDRDLFQLIDDNITCLLTKKGISEVEQVNQTFLLENYKLTPKQVIEFKALRGDSADNIPGVAGVGDKTAMSLLEKYSSVDNVYNDIDNITGSLKTRLIDGKELCYISRGLATIDTNVNIDCKLEDSQFSYTFSEEAKKMFEALQFNSLIKRIDFDKETAISQKQIVEVKNINTLDELKNVIKYINGQKELSIYFGQNISLATNQQTEYVINIADTLLCEGINYNSALEALKGLIEGTIPKTVFGGKAINTTLAEYDTKLNNVVYDLDLMQYLTEYRSYKIQAFFEHYSITNFASGQLFIKDLLLSQLAKDNLLDLYNNVELPLSNVLFDMEQQGVAINLQALDELGKQYNQEIASLTKQVYELTGQEFNIASPKQLGEVLFVKLGLPSGKKTKTKSGFSTENEVLEGLLDVHPAIELIIKIRQLSKLNGTYIEGLKAHINRGIIRTTYNQTLTTTGRLSSSEPNLQNLPIRNEQGIEIRKLFVPKYDCLISADYSQIELRLLASFSGDQIMISAFNDGEDIHRKVASEIFKVDKALVTDKMRRMAKAVNFGIIYGISDYGLAENTGIPFYRAKEYIKTYFETYPKIKEYLDSSVEKAQKEGYVTTILGRRRQIPEINSANFQLKNFGKRAAMNMPLQGSSADIIKLAMIKVHSELTARRLKSKLILQIHDELIIDCYNDEKEIVKEILVRQMENAVSLPVKLVTDVAEGSNLYEAK
- the coaE gene encoding dephospho-CoA kinase (Dephospho-CoA kinase (CoaE) performs the final step in coenzyme A biosynthesis.) — translated: MKQSRLIAITGGIGSGKSSACVIVKNLGFPVLDCDKIAKEISYSPSITELISLTFGEKFIFNGALNRKELRSEVFADKQKYQQLNDIFFEKTIEELLKQVEKIPESTIFVEVSAYKPSLDSIFTQVWLVDAPLQVRLNRVRIRDEVEMENILNIMNNQIMPIKPTKIINNDGTIEQLAQQVEYLVFQLDN